The Manduca sexta isolate Smith_Timp_Sample1 chromosome 1, JHU_Msex_v1.0, whole genome shotgun sequence sequence tattatatggatTCAAAGACATTAAACCATACATAtctatgtactacatactagatctggcgtttcgTACAGTCGTTGTGTTCGATTCAAGTGTATTGCAATCCGTACACTTGACTactatgatttcaacattgacagcggtTGGTTATGTACGGTCCAAGACGTAATATCTATGTGCTCATCAAAAGCTATTAAGCAGTTTATTCCCAAATTCAAAGTCCCACGCCGCATTTGTcagcctgtctgaacgcgataaacttgaAAACTACCAATCGGATTTCGATGGAATTTGttagagatagtttgaaactCGGGATAGGACATATTccactttctatcccgggaaaatatatagcgggacctttatcccggtttacatattattatcgaTGAACATACGATCTTATACTTAAAAGGAAAGATCATAGAAGACGTATCTATTAGACTGTCTAAACACAGCTATGACCAATCCAACATACATACCAAAATCACCATTCCTCAACGTATCATTCTTGACCCGATCTTTGAAGTACGGCCTGGCTCCTTTCTCCAGGACCTTCTTCGGTATCGTCTCCAGCACGTGGATGAGCTTGTCGATATCCACCTCCCGCATGTGCACGAGCTCCATGCTGATGATGTAGTGGAGAGGCCTGAACTTCCTGACTCCTGGGCCTTGGAGTTGGGTCCGGTTGGTGAAACGGTCGCGAGCGTCGCGGTACGTTTCCAGCATTCGTTTGTATTTCTCGCGGATCTGGCctgaaatagtaaaaatatttatatatctttttatatgaatgacgagacgagcttgccgtttgtctGATTGTAaacgatacgatccataaacagtagaaacaccatccaatacattgaattacaaagtattgttagatATTGCACTGCGTACGGtatctaagacatgagatgttaagtcttattatgtccagcagttacattggctacgatgttcttcaaaccgaaacacaatagtgactatacactgctgcttggtggcaaaaTTTACATTGcggcggtacctacccaggcggactctcacatatgacagaccaaagagaattataatatatatggaaatgacagacctaccaccagtgtgtGTAACCATGAATGTCTTTGCTGCCAATAGCAGCATTTGCTTCGGCACGATTGTGGTGCTGAGGTCTCGTGGTTCGTCTGTTAGGgtagtgacatatttttttataaaaagaaccCCTTACCTACAAGTtcggatttgtttttattttatatatatgataCTGTgctttaacaattaaatattagccctgtattatatactgttgggcatgggcctcctctactacaaaagggataaggccttagtccaccacgctgtagtgcggattggaggACTTTCCATCCCCTcgaaatttttatagagaacttctcaggtatgcaggtttcctcacgatgttcttTTCCACCGtcagagcaagcgataatttacaaagaatacacatgtaattttagaaaagtcagaagtttGTTTGGGTTATGAACTTCGATCAACAATACCTTGAACCGGCGGACAtccatctcggcagtccgtaccacaaccaactaggctatcacggCTTAACTTATAATTAgacataaatgtttatatactcataatttatgtttagtatAAATTACCGCAATAAACGTACTTTCTTTCTATTAGTTATTGGGCAttttgaaacttaacatctaacATCTCAGATGTTGAGCTCAAGACAATGCCTCTAATTCTTCTGTTTCTGGGTAGTGTCGTTTACCATCAGCCTATTACTCATCTCGTTtgattgccttggtggcgtagttctaaTTGTACACTGTAGGAGTATAACTACCGTCCTGTAGTCCTGGGtgcgaatcccgggtcgggccaaaatacttagtcgcagctcggagtcacgAAGTTGGCGGTGTGGTACCTATAATTTTCCctgggtcttaaactatcttcataccaaattgtttaaaaatccgtttagtagattttgagaaaatcgtaaacatacagaaaatagcttgttttataatgtagatattcaCCTATAATAATTCCGACATCAAACGCCACCATCACACCATGCTCGTCCTTGATGCCAGAAACCTGTCTTAGCTTCAACTTGGCATCCTTCAGGAGAGCGAGAGCCAGGATCATGAGCTTGTCCTTATCCGTCTGCCCCATGAAGTCGTGGGCTTTGTATGACTGTCCAGAGACCGAGGACACTGGAAAATGgtctaataatgatttcttatgtttatgcaaatcAGTGccggattatattttttatgagtgtagacCACTTTATTTCCGTCACTCCTTGTAGGTAGGtttgtgtatgtatgtaggtttctaaaatacttaataattttccatttgtttgtattatggaaggcactaaagttaaataaacgaatgattaattaaatcgagtgagcgttctctgaaatctgccgcccataggccgcggcctactTACAAATCCAGGACCGATGTGAaatgtgaatgttagacattaaaattaaactattttcggtTTTTATCGCGGGTTTAATATTTCAGCTCTCTCCCGACGTCCCACCCGTTCTTTTAGATGTAAACAgctacttattatataagtagCTAGTTATTTTCTAGGGAGTAgagagcagtggcgaaaggtccatataatcctttttttattgccttaataggacaacgagcaagcggtccgcctgatggtaagcagcatccgctaCCTATGGACTTTGTAATGCTAGAGGCGCAGCAAGTCGTTGTCTACCTGGACGTGAGTAGTCTTTTTAGGCCTTGTTTAAAGAAGGATAAGTTATAGCACTCGGGG is a genomic window containing:
- the LOC115451454 gene encoding uncharacterized protein LOC115451454 isoform X3, coding for MGQTDKDKLMILALALLKDAKLKLRQVSGIKDEHGVMVAFDVGIIIGQIREKYKRMLETYRDARDRFTNRTQLQGPGVRKFRPLHYIISMELVHMREVDIDKLIHVLETIPKKVLEKGARPYFKDRVKNDTLRNGDFETKLALRIKEEELKSKYRDEYTMKRLGINKTGWAWDIYSIS
- the LOC115451454 gene encoding uncharacterized protein LOC115451454 isoform X1 — its product is MFLLTILFVSSVSGQSYKAHDFMGQTDKDKLMILALALLKDAKLKLRQVSGIKDEHGVMVAFDVGIIIGQIREKYKRMLETYRDARDRFTNRTQLQGPGVRKFRPLHYIISMELVHMREVDIDKLIHVLETIPKKVLEKGARPYFKDRVKNDTLRNGDFETKLALRIKEEELKSKYRDEYTMKRLGINKTGWAWDIYSIS